The following proteins come from a genomic window of Rattus norvegicus strain BN/NHsdMcwi chromosome 8, GRCr8, whole genome shotgun sequence:
- the Pxylp1 gene encoding 2-phosphoxylose phosphatase 1, which produces MLYRNRFLVLLALAGLLAFLSLSLQFFHLIPVSTTKNGGSSKSRKRIMPDPVTEPPTVDPVYEALLYCNIPSVAEHSMEGHAPHHYKLVSVHVFIRHGDRYPLYAIPKTKRPEIDCTLVASRKPYHPKLEAFVGHMLKGSGASFESPLGSLPLYPNHPLCEMGELTQTGVVQHLQNGQLLRDIYLRKHKLLPNNWSSDQLYLETTGKSRTLQSGLALLYGFLPEFDWKKVYFKHQPSALFCSGSCYCPLRNQYLEKEQRRQYLLRLKNSDLERTYGEMAKIVDIPTKQLRAANPIDSMLCHFCHNVSFPCSRSGCLGMEHFKVIKTHQIEDERERHEKLLYFGYSLLGAHPILNQTVNRMQRAALGWRDELFTLYSAHDVTLSPILSALGLLEARFPRFAARLVFELWQDRQKPSEHSVRILYNGADVTFHTSFCHDFHKHSPKPMCPLENLVRFVKRDMFVALDGSSTNYYDACHGEGA; this is translated from the exons ATGCTTTACCGCAATCGCTTCTTGGTGCTGCTGGCCCTGGCTGGGCTGCTGGCTTTCCTGAGCCTCAGCCTGCAGTTCT TTCATCTGATCCCAGTGTCCACCACAAAGAATGGCGGAAGCAGCAAGAGCCGGAAGAGGATCATGCCTGACCCAGTGACAGAGCCCCCCACGGTAGACCCGGTCTATGAAGCTCTTCTGTACTGCAACATTCCGAGTGTAGCCGAGCACAGCATGGAAG GTCATGCCCCGCATCATTATAAGCTGGTCTCCGTTCACGTGTTCATCCGCCATGGGGACAGGTACCCACTGTATGCCATTCCCAAAACGAAGCGGCCAGAAATCGACTGCACTCTAGTGGCCAGCAG GAAGCCATATCACCCTAAACTGGAAGCTTTCGTTGGTCACATGCTGAAAGGTTCCGGAGCCTCTTTTGAAAGCCCCTTAGGTTCCCTGCCTCTCTATCCTAACCATCCTCTGTGTGAGATGGGGGAGCTCACGCAGACAG GAGTCGTGCAGCATCTGCAGAATGGCCAGCTGCTGAGGGACATCTATCTGAGGAAACACAAGCTTCTGCCGAACAACTGGTCCTCAGACCAGCTTTACCTAGAGACCACGGGGAAGAGCCGCACCCTGCAGAGTGGGCTAGCCTTGCTCTATGGCTTCCTCCCAGAGTTCGACTGGAAGAAGGTCTACTTCAAGCACCAACCAAGTGCTCTGTTCTGCTCTGGAAGCTGCTACTGCCCGCTAAGAAACCAGTATCTGGAGAAGGAACAGCGACGCCAGTACCTGCTCCGTCTGAAGAACAGCGACCTAGAGAGGACCTACGGGGAGATGGCCAAGATCGTGGACATCCCCACCAAGCAGCTCCGGGCGGCCAACCCCATCGACTCCATGCTCTGCCACTTCTGCCACAATGTCAGCTTCCCCTGCAGCAGAAGTGGCTGCCTTGGCATGGAgcactttaaggtgatcaagacGCACCAGATAGAGGATGAGCGAGAGAGGCACGAGAAGCTCCTGTACTTTGGGTACTCCCTCCTCGGGGCCCACCCCATCCTGAATCAGACGGTTAACCGGATGCAGCGCGCTGCCTTGGGCTGGAGGGACGAGCTGTTCACCCTCTACTCTGCTCACGACGTCACCCTGTCACCCATCCTCAGTGCCTTGGGTCTTTTGGAAGCCAGGTTCCCAAGGTTTGCTGCCAGGCTGGTTTTTGAGCTCTGGCAAGACCGTCAAAAGCCCAGCGAGCATTCCGTCCGGATTCTTTATAATGGGGCTGACGTCACCTTCCACACCTCCTTCTGCCATGACTTCCACAAGCACTCTCCCAAGCCCATGTGTCCTCTGGAGAACTTGGTCCGCTTTGTCAAAAGGGATATGTTTGTAGCCCTGGATGGCAGCAGTACTAACTATTACGATGCATGCCACGGGGAAGGGGCCTAA
- the Pxylp1 gene encoding 2-phosphoxylose phosphatase 1 isoform X2: MDVRAAFLLLVHLIPVSTTKNGGSSKSRKRIMPDPVTEPPTVDPVYEALLYCNIPSVAEHSMEGHAPHHYKLVSVHVFIRHGDRYPLYAIPKTKRPEIDCTLVASRKPYHPKLEAFVGHMLKGSGASFESPLGSLPLYPNHPLCEMGELTQTGVVQHLQNGQLLRDIYLRKHKLLPNNWSSDQLYLETTGKSRTLQSGLALLYGFLPEFDWKKVYFKHQPSALFCSGSCYCPLRNQYLEKEQRRQYLLRLKNSDLERTYGEMAKIVDIPTKQLRAANPIDSMLCHFCHNVSFPCSRSGCLGMEHFKVIKTHQIEDERERHEKLLYFGYSLLGAHPILNQTVNRMQRAALGWRDELFTLYSAHDVTLSPILSALGLLEARFPRFAARLVFELWQDRQKPSEHSVRILYNGADVTFHTSFCHDFHKHSPKPMCPLENLVRFVKRDMFVALDGSSTNYYDACHGEGA; the protein is encoded by the exons ATGGACGTCCGTGCTGCCTTTCTCCTTCTCG TTCATCTGATCCCAGTGTCCACCACAAAGAATGGCGGAAGCAGCAAGAGCCGGAAGAGGATCATGCCTGACCCAGTGACAGAGCCCCCCACGGTAGACCCGGTCTATGAAGCTCTTCTGTACTGCAACATTCCGAGTGTAGCCGAGCACAGCATGGAAG GTCATGCCCCGCATCATTATAAGCTGGTCTCCGTTCACGTGTTCATCCGCCATGGGGACAGGTACCCACTGTATGCCATTCCCAAAACGAAGCGGCCAGAAATCGACTGCACTCTAGTGGCCAGCAG GAAGCCATATCACCCTAAACTGGAAGCTTTCGTTGGTCACATGCTGAAAGGTTCCGGAGCCTCTTTTGAAAGCCCCTTAGGTTCCCTGCCTCTCTATCCTAACCATCCTCTGTGTGAGATGGGGGAGCTCACGCAGACAG GAGTCGTGCAGCATCTGCAGAATGGCCAGCTGCTGAGGGACATCTATCTGAGGAAACACAAGCTTCTGCCGAACAACTGGTCCTCAGACCAGCTTTACCTAGAGACCACGGGGAAGAGCCGCACCCTGCAGAGTGGGCTAGCCTTGCTCTATGGCTTCCTCCCAGAGTTCGACTGGAAGAAGGTCTACTTCAAGCACCAACCAAGTGCTCTGTTCTGCTCTGGAAGCTGCTACTGCCCGCTAAGAAACCAGTATCTGGAGAAGGAACAGCGACGCCAGTACCTGCTCCGTCTGAAGAACAGCGACCTAGAGAGGACCTACGGGGAGATGGCCAAGATCGTGGACATCCCCACCAAGCAGCTCCGGGCGGCCAACCCCATCGACTCCATGCTCTGCCACTTCTGCCACAATGTCAGCTTCCCCTGCAGCAGAAGTGGCTGCCTTGGCATGGAgcactttaaggtgatcaagacGCACCAGATAGAGGATGAGCGAGAGAGGCACGAGAAGCTCCTGTACTTTGGGTACTCCCTCCTCGGGGCCCACCCCATCCTGAATCAGACGGTTAACCGGATGCAGCGCGCTGCCTTGGGCTGGAGGGACGAGCTGTTCACCCTCTACTCTGCTCACGACGTCACCCTGTCACCCATCCTCAGTGCCTTGGGTCTTTTGGAAGCCAGGTTCCCAAGGTTTGCTGCCAGGCTGGTTTTTGAGCTCTGGCAAGACCGTCAAAAGCCCAGCGAGCATTCCGTCCGGATTCTTTATAATGGGGCTGACGTCACCTTCCACACCTCCTTCTGCCATGACTTCCACAAGCACTCTCCCAAGCCCATGTGTCCTCTGGAGAACTTGGTCCGCTTTGTCAAAAGGGATATGTTTGTAGCCCTGGATGGCAGCAGTACTAACTATTACGATGCATGCCACGGGGAAGGGGCCTAA